Proteins encoded within one genomic window of Conchiformibius steedae:
- the iscU gene encoding Fe-S cluster assembly scaffold IscU produces the protein MAYSDKVIDHYENPRNVGSFNKDDSDVGTGMVGAPACGDVMKLQIKVNEQGVIEDAKFKTYGCGSAIASSSLITEMVKGKSLDEALAIKNADIAEELELPPVKVHCSILAEDAVKAAIADYRQKQQAAA, from the coding sequence ATGGCTTACAGCGATAAAGTTATCGACCACTACGAAAACCCCCGCAATGTCGGTTCGTTTAACAAAGACGACAGCGATGTCGGCACAGGCATGGTGGGCGCACCTGCCTGCGGCGACGTAATGAAGCTGCAAATCAAGGTAAACGAACAAGGCGTGATTGAAGACGCCAAGTTTAAAACCTACGGTTGCGGTTCGGCGATTGCCTCTTCCAGCCTGATTACCGAAATGGTAAAAGGCAAAAGCTTGGACGAAGCCTTGGCAATTAAAAACGCCGATATTGCCGAAGAATTGGAACTGCCACCCGTAAAAGTTCACTGCTCGATTTTGGCAGAAGATGCGGTAAAAGCGGCGATTGCCGATTACCGTCAGAAACAACAGGCTGCGGCTTAA